The Brachyhypopomus gauderio isolate BG-103 chromosome 1, BGAUD_0.2, whole genome shotgun sequence genome includes a window with the following:
- the rtn4b gene encoding reticulon-4b isoform X3 produces the protein MDNKECLLTPHWRDKVVDLLYWRDVKNTGVVFGALLLLLLSLSACSIISVLSYVALALLSVTVTLRIYKGVLQAIQKSDEGHPFRAYLDQEIALSQELVHKYSDVVLERVNAILIELRRLFLVEDLVDSLKFAVIMWILTYVGALFNGLTLLILGLVGVFTLPIVYEKHQTQIDHYIALVNKQIKDITGKIQAKIPGAKKKAE, from the exons ATGGACAATAAGGAGTGCCTGCTTACTCCACACTGGAGAGACAAGG TGGTGGATCTCCTGTACTGGCGTGATGTCAAGAACACGGGCGTGGTGTTCGGAGCCCTTCTGCTGCTCTTGCTCTCACTGAGCGCGTGCAGTATCATCAGCGTTCTCTCCTACGTGGCCCTGGCCCTCCTCTCCGTCACTGTCACCTTGAGAATATACAAGGGTGTGCTGCAGGCCATCCAGAAGTCTGATGAGGGCCACCCGTTCAG GGCATACCTGGATCAGGAGATAGCATTGTCCCAAGAGCTGGTCCATAAATACAGCGATGTGGTCCTTGAGCGGGTCAACGCAATCCTTATCGAGTTGCGCCGCCTTTTCCTGGTGGAAGACCTGGTCGATTCTCTCAAG TTTGCTGTGATCATGTGGATCCTAACATATGTCGGTGCCTTGTTTAATGGACTCACTCTTCTCATTCTGG GTCTGGTTGGTGTTTTCACCCTACCAATAGTCTACGAAAAACACCAG ACGCAAATTGACCATTACATCGCCCTGGTAAACAAGCAGATCAAGGACATCACTGGAAA GATCCAGGCTAAAATCCCTGGTGCAAAGAAGAAGGCTGAGTGA
- the rtn4b gene encoding reticulon-4b isoform X4, producing the protein MDAKRVVDLLYWRDVKNTGVVFGALLLLLLSLSACSIISVLSYVALALLSVTVTLRIYKGVLQAIQKSDEGHPFRAYLDQEIALSQELVHKYSDVVLERVNAILIELRRLFLVEDLVDSLKFAVIMWILTYVGALFNGLTLLILGLVGVFTLPIVYEKHQTQIDHYIALVNKQIKDITGKIQAKIPGAKKKAE; encoded by the exons ATGGACGCCAAACGGG TGGTGGATCTCCTGTACTGGCGTGATGTCAAGAACACGGGCGTGGTGTTCGGAGCCCTTCTGCTGCTCTTGCTCTCACTGAGCGCGTGCAGTATCATCAGCGTTCTCTCCTACGTGGCCCTGGCCCTCCTCTCCGTCACTGTCACCTTGAGAATATACAAGGGTGTGCTGCAGGCCATCCAGAAGTCTGATGAGGGCCACCCGTTCAG GGCATACCTGGATCAGGAGATAGCATTGTCCCAAGAGCTGGTCCATAAATACAGCGATGTGGTCCTTGAGCGGGTCAACGCAATCCTTATCGAGTTGCGCCGCCTTTTCCTGGTGGAAGACCTGGTCGATTCTCTCAAG TTTGCTGTGATCATGTGGATCCTAACATATGTCGGTGCCTTGTTTAATGGACTCACTCTTCTCATTCTGG GTCTGGTTGGTGTTTTCACCCTACCAATAGTCTACGAAAAACACCAG ACGCAAATTGACCATTACATCGCCCTGGTAAACAAGCAGATCAAGGACATCACTGGAAA GATCCAGGCTAAAATCCCTGGTGCAAAGAAGAAGGCTGAGTGA
- the ppp1r21 gene encoding protein phosphatase 1 regulatory subunit 21 — protein MTADLQAKYTKLAQEYSKLRAQNQVLKKAVVDEQANSNSLKDDLKQRDQSLRKSEQEMDSLVFRNQQLTKRVELLQEELQASETKGRRSKSKGDSPPQPNFETQSVFDEDLQKKIQENERLHIRFYEADELHRQQEAQLRTQLEQLERDAEQHRAVVDGLNVKHTDTTEKLQSDKARLEIKVQTLEREAKEYRRRTEECQQQLRKYQTELSSQLNHNNSVIQEKVPFNDTKFGDYNSLNVPPHNRRHQLKARDAAGQAVGFVQDLVSALLHFHSYTEQRIHIYPLDSSIEPVSPVNQKFSQYLHENAAYVRPLEDGLLQLHQSITEDTVTVLETVGKLQDFSKSFFTYTSFLQKILPYQLKSLEEESDVPLCTAALSAKNREVQADMKSVTTVFEKLQGYISLLALPSMRSDAMPQSSSRAVFTQLAACLHGLHDTTKELFKHYSQKVALEQELPTVTQKLRTTNECLLSSLASLTSCTSKIATFFSNNLDFFASSAGYGPRGGAGTLDPHQAETMLSNKKHAASYLHTLRRGRPESVPYAEALGNRRVLTSSTESREGLMQQVQQSQEKIARLEQEKEHWLLEAQLGRVRLEKENQRTALLEARLSARLSQDGPPSDPQDGPHDLELHDDLEAEDKMGGEVSQCTSLIGMLTTIPTSESVGDEESREHLIKTHYMSRVSELTTQLQMSDSKAVHFHAECRALAKRLAIAEKSRETLTEDMKQANQNITRLQDELSTTKRSYEDQLSMMSDHLCSMNDTLSKQREEIDTLKLGSKGNSKKNKNR, from the exons ATGACCGCAGACCTCCAAGCGAAGTATACCAAGCTTGCTCAAGAATACTCTAAG CTCAGGGCACAGAACCAAGTTCTGAAGAAGGCTGTGGTGGATGAGCAGGCTAATTCTAACTCCTTAAAG GATGACCTGAAGCAGCGGGACCAGAGTCTGCGGAAGTCCGAGCAGGAGATGGACAGCCTGGTCTTCAGGAACCAGCAGCTGACCAAGAGAGTGGAGCTTCTACAGGAGGAGCTGCAGGCCAGCGAGACCAAAGGCAGGAGGAGCAAG AGTAAAGGAGACTCTCCCCCTCAGCCGAATTTTGAGACCCAGAGTGTGTTTGATGAGGACTTACAAAAGAAGATTCAGGAGAATGAAAGGCTTCATATTCGG TTCTATGAGGCAGACGAGCTTCACCGCCAGCAGGAGGCGCAACTGAGGACCCAGCTGGAGCAGCTGGAGAGGGACGCGGAGCAGCACCGGGCCGTGGTGGACGGCCTCAACGTCAAGCACACCGACACCACAGAGAAGCTGCAGAGCGACAAGGCTCGTCTGGAG ATCAAGGTCCAGACGCTGGAGCGGGAAGCCAAGGAGTACAGACGCAGGACTGAAGAATG CCAGCAGCAACTGCGTAAATACCAGACCGAGCTGAGCAGCCAGCTCAACCACAACAACAGTGTCATCCAGGAAAAAGTCCCCTTCAATGACACCA AATTTGGTGACTACAACAGCTTGAATGTTCCCCCACACAATAGAAGACATCAG CTCAAAGCGCGTGATGCAGCCGGACAGGCCGTGGGCTTTGTGCAGGACCTGGTCTCCGCCCTCCTCCACTTCCACTCGTACACGGAGCAGAGGATCCATATTTACCCCCTGGACTCCTCCATCGAGCCCGTCTCACCCGTCAACCAGAAG TTCTCTCAGTATCTGCACGAGAATGCAGCTTACGTGCGTCCCCTAGAGGACGGTTTGTTGCAACTACATCAAAGCATCACAGAGGACACCGTCACTGTACTT GAGACAGTGGGAAAACTGCAGGACTTCTCCAAATCCTTCTTCACGTACACCAGCTTTCTGCAGAAGATCCTCCCCTATCAGCTGAAGAG ccTGGAAGAGGAGTCTGACGTGCCTCTGTGCACAGCGGCTCTGAGCGCTAAGAACCGGGAGGTCCAGGCTGACATGAAGAGCGTCACCACGGTCTTTGAGAAGCTGCAGGGCTACATTAGCCTCCTGGCCCTACCCA gtATGCGCTCGGACGCCATGCCCCAGAGCAGCTCACGTGCAGTCTTCACCCAATTGGCTGCCTGCTTGCACGGCCTGCACGACACCACCAAGG AGCTCTTCAAGCACTACAGCCAGAAGGTGGCGCTGGAACAGGAGCTGCCCACCGTCACCCAGAAGCTGCGTACCACGAATGAGTGCTTGCTCTCCTCACTGGCGTCCCTGACCAGCTGCACTAGTAAG ATCGCCACGTTCTTCAGCAACAACCTGGACTTCTTTGCGTCGTCGGCGGGCTACGGTCCCCGTGGCGGGGCGGGAACCCTCGACCCGCATCAGGCCGAGACCATGCTCAGCAACAAGAAGCACGCGGCCTCCTACCTCCACACGCTCAGGAGG GGTCGTCCCGAGTCGGTGCCCTACGCCGAGGCGCTGGGTAACCGCCGTGTCCTCACCAGCTCGACGGAGAGTAGGGAGGGCCTGATGCAGCAG GTACAGCAGAGCCAGGAGAAGATTGCGCGTCTGGAGCAGGAGAAGGAGCACTGGCTGCTGGAGGCTCAGCTGGGCCGTGTGCGTCTTGAGAAGGAGAACCAGCGCACGGCCCTGCTCGAGGCCCGCCTCTCCGCCCGCCTCTCGCAGGACGGCCCCCCGTCCGACCCCCAGGACGGCCCCCACGACCTCGAGCTGCACGACGACCTGGAAGCAGAAGACAAGATGGGCGGCGAGGTGTCTCAGTGCACCAGTCTG ATTGGAATGCTAACCACAATCCCAACCAGTGAGAGT GTTGGAGATGAGGAGTCTCGGGAGCACCTGATCAAGACCCATTACATGTCCCGGGTGTCGGAGCTCACGACCCAGCTCCAGATGTCCGACAGCAAGGCCGTGCACTTCCATGCTGAG TGCCGGGCACTTGCTAAACGTCTCGCTATAGCAGAGAAATCTCGTGAAACTCTGACTGAGGATATGAAGCAAGCCAATCAGAACATTACACGGCTGCAG GATGAGCTGAGCACGACCAAGAGGAGCTACGAAGACCAGCTGAGTATGATGAGTGACCATCTGTGCAGCATGAACGACACGCTCAGCAAACAGCGGGAAGAGATCGACACACTCAAACTCGGGAGCAAG GGAAACTCTAAGAAGAACAAGAACCGGTAG